The Chloroflexota bacterium DNA window AAGCCTTTACTGCCATTGCTAAACAGCCTCCTTATTCAGACTCACAACCTGCGAGTCAAAAAAACGGATGGGCACCAACAACCGCATTTACTAACGGTCACTGACACCCCTTTTCATCACCACATTCCTAATCTAATATGCTATTTTAAGGTGTTTTACATCAGGTAGGTTTATTATAGTCCTTTCATCACTGAAGTCAATACTATTGCTGCTCACTGGGCACTGGCTGCCAAACATGTGTCACCCTCAATAATTGTCTGAAGCTGACAATAATAGCGAAAGCTATAAAGACGAATACCCAATTCGCAACAGTTGGAACAGGTGGAAATAATAGCGTCCATATGCTATAGGCTATGGCAGCTATAAGCGCCAGTAAACCGAATATACCACACAAGCCAATAGGCTCAGGGGGGCGAAGGCCAATATACCTTAGAAAAGAGCTCATCCAAAAAAAGAAAAACGCAATAACCCAGCCCCACATATACCAAGCAAGGAAATCGGTTATCCGTGTGGCAAAATACATTAGCCCCTTTTGTTGCATAACGAAGTAAAACTGGCCGACTTATTACAGGTATTGGTAGAACTCCATCAGTCTGGGCGAATTCTTCCTTACTATTAATATTACCGACTAGTCGAGCAGTTGATTGAATGTAAAAGAGATGGAAAAACTGAGGACACTTAGTCGTCAGGATTGCCAGATATTAAACATATAGCAACAGGATTGTACCATCAAATGGCAGATAACGTGCACTTTTTGGCCACGGTCTCGGATTTCTAGGCGTTTCTAGGTCGTTCTAGAAGACAAATCTAGAAATATACGAAAAACACCTATTTTGAGTTCCTCAAGTGAGCTGAGTCTATCTTGGGTTCTGTTTAATGGCACTCCAAATACAATAAAGTGGCCGTTATCTCCGCTTATTGGATCCTTAAGTATTGTCTTGTCAATACTAAAGGCTCGAAAATGAAAGAATATAAGTAATAATAATGGGCTGGACACCTCTTTGGTGATAATATCCAGTCCTTATTGCACAAAAAATGTTGCTATCAGATTTATGCCTTTCCAATCCGGAACATCTTTGTCCCACATGTTGGACAAGTACCCCGAGTTGCCGGCCTTCCATTCTTCATCGTTATAGATTTGGGGTCCTTCATCTCTTTCTTGGAACGACATTTCATACAATATGCTTGCATTGAGTTACCTCCTTTATTTGTTAGGTTGAGAGGATGATAAAGCATACCTATTTTAATGTCAATAGCTTAATTAATTGTGTTGTTGCGTCACCCAATTCGACAATAGCTCAAATTGTCAAATCACACGATCTGACGAAGTGTTATATGGGGTAACAAATTTAGCCAGAGACTCTTTTGGCACCAGACCTTCTGGTTTAGGCTGGCTCCACTGTTTATGCCGTCATGGCGGGTCTGCCACGAGTCGGTTTCTTCCCGTACAGCGATAAGGCCTTCGGCTATTTCAAGCTTTCCAAATCGACGTGTTGCACGTCGCCAAAGTCCTGGTTTTCTCCACCCATGCCCCAGATAAATGTATAATTGGCAGTACCGGCTCCGGCATGAATTGACCAGCTGGGTGAGATAACCGCCTGTCTGTTTCTAATTACAATATGCCTGGTTTCAGAAGGTTTACCCATTAAATGAAACGCCACGGCTCCGTCAGGAATATCAAAATAGAAATAGACTTCCATCCGTCGTTCGTGAGTATGCGTCGGCATTGTATTCCAGACACTGCCTTCGGTAAGTTCGGTAAAGCCCATAACCAGCTGACAACTCTGGATGCCACCCGGGTGGATGTATTTGTATATCGTTCGTTCGTTGGCTTCATTTTTTGAGCCCAGATGTACAGCTTCCGCGCCCGCTTTTTTTGCATGAACGGTCGGATAATCACAGTGTGCGGGGTAACTGAGAAAATAAAAGAGTGCCGGGGATTGATGGGCAGTGGTTTCGAATTCTATCACCCGACTGCCACGACCGATATAAAGCCCTTCCCGATTTTCCATACCGAATTCCTTGCCGTCTACAGTTACCTTCCCGCTTCCCCCTACGTTAATCACCCCGATCTCGCGACGCTGTGTGAAATATTCCGCAGCCAACTCCCTGGCTGAAGAAAGAGTCAGCTTCCGTTCGACCGGTGCCGCCGAACCAATGATTACACGGTCAACATTTGAATACAGGAGCGTGATTTCTTCCTGCTGAAATAAATGATCGACTAGAAATGACGAACGCAATTCATCGGTCGTCATACGTTGATACCTGACATTATCTACCGAATAACGTGTTTCCATTTTTATCCTCTCATAATACTTATTATCATTTCGTGTCGCATTAATAGCGTTATTGTGTCTCCCTGTTTTTAACTTAGAGCTCCGGCTTAGGTTAAAATTCCTGACTGACCCGACCCTCTCACTTTAGAAAATCTTCGGTTATTCTTTTTCTCCGTTCATTTTACTCCTACCTTCTTTGCTTCATCAAGGGTGTGAAAACTTCTCTCCAAGATGCCTTTAAAGTGATGCTGGAACTCCAGGGACTGCTATTCGCCCTACTTGGAATATTTATGTCAACTGCCACGGAAACCGTTCGGGGGCAACAATTTGTGGTCGTTGCATACCGCATTACCAGGTTGTATAGTATACAGAAAGTAATACCCGGAGGGAGGCAATGGAAGGACGAAGTATCAGGCTTCACAGCCAGCAGCGTATCGAGCTTAGCCCGGACGTACAGGAAATCGTTGCCGCCCTGGTCGAGAACATCATGGCCCTGGCGGCCCTGGCATCGCACTCGAACAGGGATTCGAATTCCCTTGGGGGCATTTTACTTTATCCTTTAGAAGACTGGTAAGAATTGCCGGCTATCATGGGAGGAGACGGCTATGGAACTCGGGCTGAAAGAAAAAGTGGCCATCGTTACCGGCGGTGCCAGGGGCATCGGCGGGAGCATTGTTGAGGGATTTGCCAGGGAAGGCGCCTTCGTGGTAATCGGCGATATTTTATACGAGGCCGCCCAGGAACTGGCTGAGAAACTTGCCCGAAGCGGAGCCAGAGCCATAGCCGTCAAAACGGATGTGACCAAGAAGTTGGAAGCCGATAATCTGGCTTCTACCGCGATAAAGGAATTCGGCAAAATAGATATTCTGGTCAACGCTGCGGGTATTACTCAGGATATATTGCTGGTCGATATTGATGAAGCGGACTGGGACAGGATACTTGAAGTGAATGCGAAAAGCGTATTCCTGGTCACCAAGGCGGTGATGCCTTACATGATCGCTGCCAGGTACGGCAAAATCGTCAATATCTCTTCTCGCTCTGGTAAGGAAGGAATGCCAGGGCTGTCTCACTATGCCGCCTCGAAATTCGCCGTCACCGGCTTTACCCAGGCGAGCGCCAAAGAGCTGGCTCAGTATGATATCAACGTAAATGCCGTCTGTCCTGGTATCCTGCGTACTGATATGTGGGAAAAAATCCTTGATGCCCGCTCGGCACGCACCGGCATCCCGAGAGAAGAAGTCTGGGCGAGGGCGATGGAGACCATTCCGCTGAAGAGGCCTCAGGTTCCGGAGGATATCGCCAACGTGGTGCTATTTTTAAGCTCCGATATCTCCCGCAATATCACCGGAGAGTCGGTCAACGTCAGCGGCGGGGCGCGGGTGGACTAGGTCTTTACGACCTTAAGCCGTCAATATAACTGACCAGGTCTCTTATCGTCGTAAATTCTTTCATCTTTTCAATATCGATTTCGATATTGAACAACTCTTCGGCAGCGATGATAATCTGCACCCAGTGCAAGGAATCGGCCTTGATATCTCCGAGTGCCGTGTCTATCTCTATTTCATCGGCGCTGCAGTGAGCAATCCGTGCGATTATTTTCTTCAGTTCATCCAGTGTTGTCATGTTCCCTCCTCAGGCAGTGCTTTATCCCGACAGCGTTTTCTGCACTTTTTCCAGTTCGGTACGGAGCGTTTCGATGAATCCGCTCTCCACAGCAGTTTTCGCCTGCCTTATGGTGCCGGCAATCTGCGGTGCCCGGCTGGCGCCGTGAGCCACCGCCGCCACCCCATCTACACCCCACAACGGACCGCCACCCAGCACTACCCCCGGGCTCATCAACCGGTAGAGCGTGCCGGTCATCTTTTCCAGTTCATCCGATGCCAATTTCTCTTTCATCCCCTCATCAAGCCAGCGTTTGATTGCCCGCCCCAGCCCCTCGCAGAACTTCAGCAGTATATTGCCCACAAAGCCGTCGCAAACGATGACGTTGGCTTTGCCAGAAATGATATCCATGCCTTCCACATTGCCGATAAAGTTCAGCTTGCTCTGTTTCAGCAGGTCATATGCCTCCCTGGTAAAGTCCGTGCCTTTACCCTCTTCGGCACCGACATTGAGAAGGCCAATGGTCGGATTTTCTACCCCCAGAAAACTCCGCGCATATACGCTGCCGGCAACGGCGAAATTGACCATCTGATACGGCTGGCAGCCCACGTTGGCGCCTAAATCGAGCAATACCGTCTTGGGCGACAGGCCGAGGAATGGGCCACCTACCACCGGCCGTTCGATGCCGGGCAATGCCCCTATGTACTGTAAAGCACACACCATAACCGCGCCGGTAGCCCCGGCGCTGACCATGGCATCGGCTTCACCCTCTTTGACCAGGCGGGCCGCCACCGCCATGGAGCTGTTGGGCTTGCGCATCACGGCAATAGCCGGCTGTTCGCCGTCTTCAATCACCTCGGTTGCCTCAACTAGGCGAATCGGTAAATCGGCCACATCGTGCTTCGCCAGCTCCGTTTCAATGTCAGCCTTTGGCCCGACCATGATTATCTCCACGTCAAGGTCGCGCGCCGCCTGAACAGCGCCGCCGACTATCTCCGTCGGCGCAAAGTCACCGCCCATCCCGTCAACGGCAACCCTTATTTTTCCACCCATAGCAGCCTCCTTTTCACCAGGTATGGCTTATGGCATCCCTGGTACATGCCCTATGGCAGTTAAGTCCGAGTTTGCCAAAACATTCCTTATGTCCCGGGCACAGCATGGCCAGTTTCTTTCTGGCCTCTTCCTTCACCCTGGCCTTCAATTGCCCACCTTCATCTGCGGCCACTTCAATAATATTGGAAGGGCACGCCGGCGCGCATTCACCGCAGCCGTCGCAGCGGCCGTTATCGATGGTGATGAAATAGTTTCCCGTGCCGTCGGTGTAACCGTACTGCACTTTGGCTTCCACGGTTGCTGTCTTGCCCTGACATCTATCTTTGGCAAAAAGCGCCGCCCCCAGCGCGCCGATTATCTGCGGGTCCTCGCAGAGCAGTGGCTCAAATCCAACCTTTTCCCTCAACTGTGCCACCATTCCCCTGTTCTTGGCGATGCCACCGGTGATGGTGAACTCTTTTTCGATGGAGACCCGCTTGAGCAGGTTGAGACAGCGCGTGGCGATGGCCTCATTCAGTCCGGCCAGAATATCTTCTTTGCTCACTCCCTTGCGCAGATAGGCGATGGCTTCCGACTTGGCGAAGACGGCGCATATAGTATTGAAAGGTATGGCCTGTTGCGACCTGAGCGCAGTTTCGCCGATTTTCTCCAGAGGAATGTTGAGCACTTCAGCAATCATCTCCAGGAAGCGCCCGGTGCCACCAGCGCATTTATCGTTCATGATGAAGTTGTTCACCCGACCGTCAGCATCGCAATTTATCGCCTTGCAGTCCTGTCCGCCCATATCGAGAATGGTTCTGACCTCAGGGAAATACCAGGTGATGCCGCGGGCGTGGCAGCTTATCTCGGAGATGTTCTCGTTGGCAAAAGGCACCAGCACCCTCCCGTAGCCTGTGGCCACCACGTATTCCACGTTATTTAGAGATAAACCTGTGCCGTCCAGCACTCTGGCCATAGTCATCTGCGAGGTCTTGACGCTCTCCGGACCGGTATCGCATATCACCGATGATACGATGCTGCCGTCATTCATCACCACCGCTTTAGCGGCCCGCGACCCGATATCAATTCCAGCCACTATCATCTGTTCATACCCTTATCAATGCTCTCCTGGGCGACAACTGCGGCACCGAGCGCTGCCACCAGCTGCGGTTTTTCCGGCACCATGACACGGAAGCCGAGCTCGTCCTCCAGAATTTTAACCAATCCGCCGTTCATCGCCACGCCGCCGGTAACGGCTACATCGCGCTCGATGCCGATACGTTTACACAGCGAGATGATACGGCTTATCACGGAATAGTAAATACCAGCGACAATATCTTCCTTCGGCGTGGGCGGCTCGCGATGGACGTGAGAGATTACCTCAGACTCAGCGAAAACGGCGCAGGTGTTGGTAATCTCGGCTCTTCCTTTTGCCTGAAAGGCCAGCGCTGCCATCTCCTCCAGCGGCATCTGCATCAGTTTGGCCATCTGCTGCAAAAAGATGCCGGTGCCGGCCGCGCACTTGTCCTGATTCACCCAGTCGTTAAGGCGCCCGCGCTCGTTAATCTTGATTACCGTGCTGCTCTCGGCGCCCATATCGATTGACATACGAACGGACGGAAAGAGACGATAAATGCCACGGGCAAGGCAGGTGGTAAGCGATTTGGACTGCTGACTCAGCGAGCTGTCCTTGCCACCAACGCCCGTGGAGACAATGAAAACATCGTTATCCGGCTTGAGTCCAGTCTGCTTGAGCACTTCAGCAACAGCGGACCTGGCGCTCTGCTCGGCCTCATCACCGGTTGCGATCACACTTGAGGCGATAATATGGTCGCCGTCCAGAATGACCGCTTTCGTGGTCAGGCTACCGATATCTACACCCAGAGCTTTCATCTCTAATTAAATGTGCCTAGCGGTCTTCCAGCAACTCGAAGAACTGCTCCAGTTTCTCACGTATCTCGTCTTCAGAGTTGATTGTCGGGTCAACGATATCGCAGTCGATGGTCAGCACCGGCACATCGACCTCATTGAGCAAATCTTTGAACAGTTTTATGGTGGCGCAGGTATGGCGGCAGCCCATAAACGCCCAGTAGACGGCGCCATCAACCTTGTACTGCTCGGCGCAGTCAATGAGGTCCTGCAGTGCTTCCTGACCGAGAGGACCATACATGCTGCGCCGTTCCGGTATCATGGCCGTCTTCTTGGCCACGCTTTCCAGCGGTTTTGACGGGTCAAGCCTGCCCTCTGCCCAGCGAGTGAAGAGCGGCTCCACCACGCTCACCATGCCATATTCCTGCCCGATTTTCTCCAGAAATCCCATCAGGTACATCGGCGGCACGAAAAGGGTCATCAGGCGGAACCTTTCTGGAGAAACGGCGCCCTTCCCTTCACGAACCATTGCTGCCAGTTCGTCGCGCAGTAGCTCCAGATACGCAATGGCTTCTGGCTGGCCGGGACACAGATAATCAGTGGTCAGCAACTGTAAGAAGCCCCGGTTGGGAAACGGAGACGGCACCGCCTTGCGCAGCTCACCAATCTCACGGAATAGCTCCACCTGGTAGTCCATCTTTTCCACAATCTCGGAAAGCTTATCCCAGTCCATCTTCTGCCCCGATTTCTCTTCCAGAAAACGAATCATGTCCTCCAGCTCACTGATGAGGTATTTGTCTTCCGTCTCGCTGCGCTGGAACGGATGGTCGAGATAGAAACCGGGGCACTTGTTTATCTCCATTATCAACTCGCCGCTCTTGGCTGTATTATCGCAGATGAGGTTGGACCAGAGCATGGCATCGGGTCGGGGCAGTGCGCCCAGAGAGAAGGCGCCGGCGAGGCCGCGGTGAGGGGAACATATCTCGGGAACCAGCCCCAGCGCGGCACCGGCCGAGAGAATTTCCGCCTGCTCACCCAGAAACAGCGCCATCATCCAGGTGGTCATCTCCGTGTGCATCGGCACGATATCCATGGCGTAGAGAATCTCGCTGGGGAAAAAAACGGTATGGGCGGCGATGAACTTGCCCTCATCATGTGCATTCAACAGGCGGGTGTAGTAGCTGGCCAACATCTCGTAGTACAGCGCTTCGCTCTTCGGTGCATCCGGGTTCGCTTTGTTCATCCGCGTGATAATCCGGGAAGCCCGTATAATGGCGTTTATTTTATTTTTCTTGGTCTCGGATACCGTCACTATCTTTTCCTTGCCTCCAGCATTTCCATAAAAGCCTGTACCCTGGTCTGAATCTGCCCGGACCCCGAAGTGCCGTATTCCACATCAAGAGACAGAATCGGCACTCCTACCTCATTTAGCCTGTCTCTGAGCAGCGGCAGGTCGTGGGCATAGGTAACGCAGTAGCGGATAATCTGGCTGATGACGCCATCAACTCTGAACTCTTTAACAAGGTTGAGGACACGTTTGAATCTCTCGTCGGAAGGCACCATGCGGGCACAAGGGAAGTTATTCAGATAGCGTCTGGAGATTGCCTGAACGGGATTTTGTCCTTTTTCCAGAACTACCGGGTCAGACCAGTAGCGAGTGCTGGTGCAGAGCTCATCCGTCACCACCAGTCCCCCCTGCGACTCAATCGACTTAACGAACTCGGGATTGTTCATCACGCTCCCCACCACCATCAACCGCGCCCGGCCCTTGTGTTTGATGTTCGATTTACTCAGTTCTTCAAGCAACTCTTCCAGCCACTGGTTGAACTGCTCTTTGGGCATACGGAAGCTGGCGTTCAGCACCTCCATGGTCTCGGCACCGGAAATCGGCAACTCATCGGCTTTCCGCAATTCATAGAGCTGTTTCAGAAGGGCTCTCGACCGGTTAAACACCTCAATAGAGTGTAGCAATTGCACATCGGTTATCTGCCGACCTAAAAATTCCTCCAGATGTTCCTTGAACTGCACCACCTGCTGGTAATAAAGAGCGTGAGCGCGTTCGGTATACTTGCGTGGCACCGTTAAAATATGGTTGAACGGCGTCTTGATGTAATACTGCCACAGGTCGAAGAGACGGCGGGCACCGTCACAGGTGGAACCGGCGACCATGCCATCGAGGAACTCATACTCGCCCCTGAGGCCCATCTGGAGACAGCTTCGTGAAAATGAGCAGTTATTGATATAGAGATACGCGTTGCCGTCCTCCAGTTCCATTTCCCGGGAGTAGCCGGTGACTCTGACCGGAAGAATCCCCGCCGCGTGTATAATCTCCTCAGGAACGTAGGTGCAGAGCCAGCCGAATACTTTCCCTCCCTGACGCTTATGCTCCAGAATTTGCTCGGTTTTGGGATAAGTATCGTTTATCTGGCGAAAGTGCTCCAGCGTCGGCAGTGGCACCGTGGTTGGTTGTGTAACTTCTATCACCATAATCAGCTAACTGATGCTATTTAATTAGCAGCCCTTTCCAGCGGTCAAGGCAATCCAAAAAGCTATTATAACCCTCTCGAGTTCCAGCACTTCAAAGTCCAGATTCAGGTAACCAGGTAGCCACCAT harbors:
- the kduI gene encoding 5-dehydro-4-deoxy-D-glucuronate isomerase; its protein translation is METRYSVDNVRYQRMTTDELRSSFLVDHLFQQEEITLLYSNVDRVIIGSAAPVERKLTLSSARELAAEYFTQRREIGVINVGGSGKVTVDGKEFGMENREGLYIGRGSRVIEFETTAHQSPALFYFLSYPAHCDYPTVHAKKAGAEAVHLGSKNEANERTIYKYIHPGGIQSCQLVMGFTELTEGSVWNTMPTHTHERRMEVYFYFDIPDGAVAFHLMGKPSETRHIVIRNRQAVISPSWSIHAGAGTANYTFIWGMGGENQDFGDVQHVDLESLK
- a CDS encoding SDR family oxidoreductase, coding for MELGLKEKVAIVTGGARGIGGSIVEGFAREGAFVVIGDILYEAAQELAEKLARSGARAIAVKTDVTKKLEADNLASTAIKEFGKIDILVNAAGITQDILLVDIDEADWDRILEVNAKSVFLVTKAVMPYMIAARYGKIVNISSRSGKEGMPGLSHYAASKFAVTGFTQASAKELAQYDINVNAVCPGILRTDMWEKILDARSARTGIPREEVWARAMETIPLKRPQVPEDIANVVLFLSSDISRNITGESVNVSGGARVD
- a CDS encoding acyl carrier protein, which produces MTTLDELKKIIARIAHCSADEIEIDTALGDIKADSLHWVQIIIAAEELFNIEIDIEKMKEFTTIRDLVSYIDGLRS
- the plsX gene encoding phosphate acyltransferase PlsX, whose translation is MGGKIRVAVDGMGGDFAPTEIVGGAVQAARDLDVEIIMVGPKADIETELAKHDVADLPIRLVEATEVIEDGEQPAIAVMRKPNSSMAVAARLVKEGEADAMVSAGATGAVMVCALQYIGALPGIERPVVGGPFLGLSPKTVLLDLGANVGCQPYQMVNFAVAGSVYARSFLGVENPTIGLLNVGAEEGKGTDFTREAYDLLKQSKLNFIGNVEGMDIISGKANVIVCDGFVGNILLKFCEGLGRAIKRWLDEGMKEKLASDELEKMTGTLYRLMSPGVVLGGGPLWGVDGVAAVAHGASRAPQIAGTIRQAKTAVESGFIETLRTELEKVQKTLSG
- a CDS encoding 4Fe-4S binding protein, which gives rise to MIVAGIDIGSRAAKAVVMNDGSIVSSVICDTGPESVKTSQMTMARVLDGTGLSLNNVEYVVATGYGRVLVPFANENISEISCHARGITWYFPEVRTILDMGGQDCKAINCDADGRVNNFIMNDKCAGGTGRFLEMIAEVLNIPLEKIGETALRSQQAIPFNTICAVFAKSEAIAYLRKGVSKEDILAGLNEAIATRCLNLLKRVSIEKEFTITGGIAKNRGMVAQLREKVGFEPLLCEDPQIIGALGAALFAKDRCQGKTATVEAKVQYGYTDGTGNYFITIDNGRCDGCGECAPACPSNIIEVAADEGGQLKARVKEEARKKLAMLCPGHKECFGKLGLNCHRACTRDAISHTW
- a CDS encoding 2-hydroxyglutaryl-CoA dehydratase translates to MKALGVDIGSLTTKAVILDGDHIIASSVIATGDEAEQSARSAVAEVLKQTGLKPDNDVFIVSTGVGGKDSSLSQQSKSLTTCLARGIYRLFPSVRMSIDMGAESSTVIKINERGRLNDWVNQDKCAAGTGIFLQQMAKLMQMPLEEMAALAFQAKGRAEITNTCAVFAESEVISHVHREPPTPKEDIVAGIYYSVISRIISLCKRIGIERDVAVTGGVAMNGGLVKILEDELGFRVMVPEKPQLVAALGAAVVAQESIDKGMNR
- a CDS encoding 2-hydroxyacyl-CoA dehydratase family protein, with the translated sequence MTVSETKKNKINAIIRASRIITRMNKANPDAPKSEALYYEMLASYYTRLLNAHDEGKFIAAHTVFFPSEILYAMDIVPMHTEMTTWMMALFLGEQAEILSAGAALGLVPEICSPHRGLAGAFSLGALPRPDAMLWSNLICDNTAKSGELIMEINKCPGFYLDHPFQRSETEDKYLISELEDMIRFLEEKSGQKMDWDKLSEIVEKMDYQVELFREIGELRKAVPSPFPNRGFLQLLTTDYLCPGQPEAIAYLELLRDELAAMVREGKGAVSPERFRLMTLFVPPMYLMGFLEKIGQEYGMVSVVEPLFTRWAEGRLDPSKPLESVAKKTAMIPERRSMYGPLGQEALQDLIDCAEQYKVDGAVYWAFMGCRHTCATIKLFKDLLNEVDVPVLTIDCDIVDPTINSEDEIREKLEQFFELLEDR
- a CDS encoding 2-hydroxyacyl-CoA dehydratase family protein: MVIEVTQPTTVPLPTLEHFRQINDTYPKTEQILEHKRQGGKVFGWLCTYVPEEIIHAAGILPVRVTGYSREMELEDGNAYLYINNCSFSRSCLQMGLRGEYEFLDGMVAGSTCDGARRLFDLWQYYIKTPFNHILTVPRKYTERAHALYYQQVVQFKEHLEEFLGRQITDVQLLHSIEVFNRSRALLKQLYELRKADELPISGAETMEVLNASFRMPKEQFNQWLEELLEELSKSNIKHKGRARLMVVGSVMNNPEFVKSIESQGGLVVTDELCTSTRYWSDPVVLEKGQNPVQAISRRYLNNFPCARMVPSDERFKRVLNLVKEFRVDGVISQIIRYCVTYAHDLPLLRDRLNEVGVPILSLDVEYGTSGSGQIQTRVQAFMEMLEARKR